GTCAGGTCGGTCCCACCGTATGCGAGGAGTGCAACGCCCTGTGCACCGCCGACCGCCCACACCTCGTCGACTCCGAGCAGCGAGCAGGCGGCGAGGATGGTCGGGTGCGGCCAACCACCGAAGTCCGCCTGGGCGGGCGACGCGACGACGAGCGACTGCACGCCCGCCTCCTGTGCGGGAACGACGTTCATGACAACACTCGACGGGTACACCGCGTTGCCGCCGGGCACATACAGACCGACGCGTCGAACGGGGATCCACTTCTCTGCGACGGTTCCGCCCGGAACCACCTGGGTGACCGATGTGGAGCGGCGCTGCTCGGCATGCACCAGACGGGCGCGACGAATCGACTCCTCGAGCGCCGCGGTCACATCGTCGTCCAGTTCTGCACGGGCCCGTGCGATCACCTCGGCGGGAACACGCACAGACTGCGGACGGATCCGATCGAACTGCTCGGTGTAGTCGAGCGCCGCATGCGCTCCATGCTGTGCCACCGCTTCGACGACGGGTGTGACGACGGGCATCACTGCGTTGACGTCTGTTCCGCCGCGAGGCAGCGCACGACGCAGTTCGCTCAGCGTCGGGGCGGCACCCCGCAGATCGGTTCGGGCGAGCATGCGAGACTCCAGTTTCTCAGAGGATTGTGAATGTCACCAGGATATGCGGTCAGCGCAAACTGTTTGGAATCGCCTCTGCGGCATGTGACGTGATCGGCTGCTCAGAGCACACGCTGCCCGCCGCGGTACAGATGCCCGCCGGCGTTGACGACGGATCCGCCGACGAGTTCATCGAGTGGGAGACTCCACAGTTCCGCGTCCGAGTCCGGGCCGAACACGGTGATTCCCTTGTCACCGGACACCGCAATCCGTGTCCCGTCAGAACCGAGGGTGTCGTACAGCGAGGCGATCGTCCGCGACGCTCCGACTCCGGTGGCCAGGTCGTACCACGCGAATCGACGTGCGTCGTTCTCTCCGCTGCTCATGTTGTCGATGATCACGCCACGTCCAGACGCCTTCGCATGTGCGCTGTAGGCACCGTCGAGTTCGCGAGACCAGAGGACCTCTCCGTTGGCGGGGTCGATGACGCCGATCTGCTTGTCGAGGTTCGCCATCATCGGCAGCGCCGGAGCGGGCACGGTGAGTACGCTGCCCTGCGCGACATAGATCGGCTGCCAGCCGCCGGGAATCGCAGCGAGCTGCTTACCGTCGTTGTTGTAGAAGTGGTCGCCCAGGACAAAACCCGACGCGTACGGCGTCAGACGCGGTTCCTCCACATACTTGTCGTCGGGTTTCGCCACCCGGGCGAGGTCTTTGCCGTCGCTCACACGGACAGCGATCGTCTCGGCCTTGAAGAATGCGTCGCCGTTCGGCGCAGGTGTCACCGCGACAACGGAGCCGCCGAGAATCACCTTCTTGGTGGACTCCCGCTCCCACACGGTTCCGCCTCGACTGTTCACCACCGTGACCGAATAGTCGTCGCCCGATCCGGTGGACATCACAACCGAGTCCCCTACCACCGCGTACGACATCGACGACCCGGGTGCGCTCGTCGAACCGGTGACCGCTGCTCGTGCGAGATCAACGATCACGATCCGACCGTTGTACCCGACACGACACGCCGCCCACGCGCCTGAGCCGTTGATACCGCAATCGGTGGGAGCGTCGTCGCCCGAGATTCGTGCAGTTCGGAGGAGTTTCGCCGTCGATGTGTCAACGATGTCGAGGGCGCCGTCACGGCCGACGAGCACCATGTCGCCGACCGCACCGACAACTCGTACCCCGTATGTCTGGTCGACGCCCGGCGGCGCGTATCGCCACGCGCCCGCGGTCGGTTCGGCCTCGAGCGACGCCAAGGCCGGCGTCACTTCGGGCAGTTCGAGCGCGCGGGCGGCATCTGTCGGTTCCTGGACGAAATCGCCCTGCCCTGCTTTGAGAGTGTCTGGAAGTGCAAACCAGACCCCGCCTGCGACGACGATCAGGGTGGCGATGATCGCACCGACGACCAGGGCCATGCGTCGGCCCGATCGTGGCCGCTTCGGTGATCCGGCGGCCATCGCGCGTGGAGCGTGGACAAACACCTGCGGTGGTGACGAGATAGGCGGCAATGTCGGCGATGCGGCCCGCGGCACCCGCGCCAAAGCCTGGTCGAGCGCCGCGGCAAACTCCGCGGACGTGGTGAATCGTGCCGCGGGATTCTTCGCCGTCGCCCGCTGGAGGACATCGTCGACGGCCGGTGCGAGATCCGGCCGAACGGCCCGCACGCTCGGCAGCGGGTCGTTCAGTTGACTGACGATCACCCGCGCGGCGCTAGACGCGGCGAACGGTGCGCGGCCCGTGAGCAGAGCGAATACCGTGCAGGCCAGCGAGTACTGGTCGCTCCGACCGTCAACGTTCAGACCCTGAAGTTGCTCAGGCGATGCGAAGTCGACGGTTCCGACGGCAGTCCCCGTCGACGTCAGCGCGGCGTCGACAGATGTAGACCGTGCGATCCCGAAGTCGGTGAGCAAGATGTCGCCGTCCTTGCTGAGCAAGATGTTCGCCGGCTTCACATCACGGTGGACCAGCCCGCGCGCGTTCGCTCTGTCGAGCGCGCCAGCGACCGTGCTGGCCACGAGTCGCACCTGGTTCGCAGGGAAGGGACCGTGTGCTCGGAGCCGATCCGCTAGGTCTTCGCCGTCAACGAACGCCATCGCGATCCAGAGTCGACCGTTGTGCTCGCCGCGGTCGTGCACGGGAACGATCGCCGGGTGCCTCAGCGCAGCTGCGAGTTCGGCTTCGCGCTCGAAACGCGCCCGGTAGTGGGGATCCGATGAGAACTGCGGAGCCAGCACCTTCAGCGCGTCGTGCCGGGGCAGTCGTGGGTGCGTGGCGAGGTAGACCTCGCCCATCCCGCCGGCACCGAGCAATCGCTCGATCACATACCCCGCGAACTCACTGCCGACGTCCAGGTTCACGCACGTCACGGTACACAACGGATCCTGTCAGATCCGGCAGTGTGTCATTCGTTCGACGACCACGACTGCCGCGCGACACGAAGGAAGTTGCCTCCGAGCACCGCCGCGACGTCGTCCTCCGACCAGCCTCGGTCGGAGAGTGCCTCACCGAGCGTCACGAACACCTCGGGCTGCATCCACCGGATCAGGCCCCACCGCGTGTACGACTCGTCGAACGCCTCTGGGTGTTCGGCGACTTCGCGTTGGAAATCGTCGACATCGAACGAATGGTCCGAGCTGATGCCGACGTGGTTGATGCCGACGACATCGACGGCGTATTCGAGGTGACGGATCATCATCTCGAGTGTCGGAGTGTTCGGGCCGAGGAAGATCCCGACCCCCGTTACACCGACGACGCCGCCGGTCGCTGCACAGGCGAGGGCCTGCTCATCGGTGATGTTCCGCGGGTGCTCCCACACCGAGTTCATGCACGAGTGGCTGTAGATCATCGGTGCCGCCGTCACATCGCTCATGTCGAGCGCGGTCCTACGCCCACAATGCGAGCCGTCCGGCACGACGCCGACCTCGTTCATGTGCCTGACCAGGTCTGCACCCCAAGGAGTGAGACCGCCGTCGGCGGCGTCGAGGCACCCGCCGCCCGCGCGATTCTGATGGTTGTAGGTCGGCAACATCGTCCGGACGCCGAGGTCAGCGAGTCGCCCGAGGTTGTCGAGGTCGCCGTCGAGAGGTGCGGAGTCCTCCAGGTCGAAACCGATCGCGATGTCGCCGCGCGCACTGATCTCCAGGACGTCGTCGACGCTCGCAGCTAGTGCCATGCCCTGCGTCACATTGACTGCGCTGCGAAAGTAGTCGAGCAACGCGACCGTCTGGGCGAAACTGTGCGGCGAATACCCTGCATTGACCGAGACGTACGTCGGTCGTGAGTTGTCGAACCGATTCAACTGGTGCACATCGGCCCCGACTTCGAGCGGCAGGCACGCGTGCTGGTCCCAGAGAAGACTCATGGGCACGATGCTGTCACAGCGATCAACGATGGCGACGTTTCCGGTCTCACATCGAAAATCGTCGCCGAAGTTCTCAGCGGCGCATGGGTACGTGGGGAATCCCGTCTTCGACGAACTCCGGGCCGTCGGCGACGTAGCCCCAGCGGGCGTACATCTGTTCGAGGTGCGCTTGAGCGTCGAGGACGCTCGGCCGGTCACCGATATCTGCGACGATCCGGTCGACGAGGAGTCTGACCAGACCGTTTCCGCGAAGTTCATGGCGAGTGCACACGCGACCGATGCGCAGCAGCATGGTGCCGTCCGGGAGTTCGTCGGTCAGGAGCCGGGCCGTGGCGATCGGCGCGCCGTCGAGGTCGGTGCACCAGTACTGAACCGCCGACGGCTCAAGGTCTCGACCGTCGAGCTCGGGGTAGGCGCACTCCTGTTCGACCACGAACACATCCACCCGCAACTGCATCAACCTGTAGAGGGTCACCGGATCGATGTCGGCCAGAGGTGCGGCGTGCACGGTCGGATTCACCGTTCCATGATGCCGCGCAGCGGATTCGTCACGTCAAGCGGCCGCCGCCCGGCGGGATCTGCGAGCCAGCACAACTGCGACGACGTGCACGCCGGCACCAATAGTCAAGCGATGAAACACGCTGTTGTGCGCCGATCGCCTGACGATCCAGGTCTCGGCCATACAGTTCGGCGCGGAAGGCATCGCGAATCGGCGACTGCCGCACTTGACGCGGTTCCCTGATCCGGTGCCAACGACCGAGTCGCCGAGCAGAAGCTCGACGCGACGTACACGTCCTTCGGCCGGTCCGGCCGGGCATGAGTCAGTCCACCACTCACATGTCCAGACCGAGGTCGAGGACGGTGACGGAGTGTGTGAGCGCCCCGACAGCGAGGTAGTCGACACCGGTCTTCGCGTAGTCGCGGGCGACGTCGAGCGTGAGGCCTCCGGACGACTCCAGTTTCGTGTCCGGGGCACGCTTGTCACGACGCTGGACGGCCATCTGCGTGGCCCACGGCTCGAAGTTGTCGAGCAACACCAGTTGGGGCGAGAGGGCCAGGACCTCATCGAGTTGGTCGAGCGAATCGACTTCGACTTCGACCGGCACGTCGGGCGCCGCGGCGCGAACCGCGTTCAGCGCTGCGGCGACCCCGCCTGCGGCGACGACGTGGTTGTCCTTGATGAGCGCGGCGTCGCCGAGACCCATGCGATGGTTGACTCCACCGCCGGCTCGGACAGCGTACTTCTGAAGCACACGCAGGCCGGGGAGCGTTTTCCGTGAGTCACGGATCTTGGCGCCGGTGCCCTCGACCTCGTGGACCCATGCGGCTGTGGCCGTTGCGATTCCGGAGAGATGGCAGAGGATGTTCAGTGCGGTTCGTTCGGCGGTCAGCAGGGCACCCGTCGGCGCGGTGACGGCCAGCACCACGGTGCCGGGCTCCACCCGCGAACCGTCGGCGAGCTCCTCCGAGACCGTGTAGCGGTCTGCGCCGATCACCTCGTCGAACACCGCGCGGACCACCGGCAGCCCGGCGATCACACCGGACTGCCGGGAGACGACTCTTGCTTCGGCGACCGCGTCGGCGGGGACTGTCGCGAGAGACGTGATGTCCGGCCCGTACCGCAGGTCTTCGATGAGAGCGGTCCGGATCAGCGCGAGGACGTCCTCGCCGATCTCCACGCTCAAGTCATCGTGTACGTCGGAGTCTCCGATGAAGCTTCCCCCCGCTTCGCTCGCCCGGGACGTCATTCGCCACCGCCCGGATTGCCGATCTCGATCATCCGCTGGACCGACGCGCGAGCCCGCTCGGCGACGTCGGGCGCGACGTGCACCTCGTCCTTGCCCTCACGCAGGCAACGCAGCAGCGCCGCCGGGGTGATCATCTTCATGTACGGGCACGCCGCACGCGAGTTGACCGCCTGGAAATCGACCTCGGGGGCGGCCTTGCGCAACTGGTGCAGCATGCCGACCTCGGTCGCGACCAGGACCTGCTTGGAGTGCGTGGCCTTGGCGGCGTCGATCATCCCGCCCGTCGACAGGATCTGGACGCGGTCCGCGGGCACCGTCCCCTCACCCGCGAGGTACAGCGCCGACGTCGCGCAGCCGCATTCCGGGTGGATGAAGAGTTCCGCGTCGGGGTGCGAGTCGACCTGATCGGTGAGCTCGTCGCCGTTGATGCCGGCGTGAACGTGGCACTCGCCTGCCCAGATGTGAATGTTGTCGCGGCCGGTCTCGCGCTTGACGTGCGCGCCGAGGAACTGATCCGGGAGGAACAGGACCTCACGGTCCGGGTCGATCGAGGCGACGACGTCAACTGCGTTCGACGACGTACAACAGATGTCCGTCAGTCCCTTCACCTCGGCCGTTGTGTTCACGTAGGACACGACGAGGGCGTCGGGGTAGTCGGCCTTCCACGCGCGCAGGTCGTCGGCGGTGATCGAGTCGGCGAGCGAGCATCCGGCTCGCTCGTCCGGGATCAGGACACGCTTGCCCGGGCTGAGGATCTTGGCGGTCTCCGCCATGAAGTGAACGCCGCAGAAGATGATCTCGTCGGCGTCGACCTCGGCGGCGATGCGCGATAGTGCGAGCGAGTCGCCGACGTGGTCGGCGATGTCCTGGATCGCGGGCAACTGGTAGTTGTGGGCCAGGATCGTCGCGTTGCGGGCCTTGGCGAGCCGCTTTATCTCGGCCGCCCAGGCGGCGTCGGCCTCGACTCCCCCGTACGCGGCGGGAATCCCGTGGCGCGGGTCGGGCATGCCGAGGTCGGTCTCGGTTCGTGTGATCACGGTGTCTGTGGTCATGGCGAGGAACACTCCATTCGCAGCGTCTCCGACGACGGGCTGAGCCGCCGGAGCAGGTTTCCGACTGATGGTCGATAACCCTGCGGCCATGGTAACACCCTAGAATCGACGCATGCCGAGCTCCGTGGACGTCGAGGTCCTCACTGCCGTGTTCCAGGTCCGCGAGTGCGGTGACCGCGGACACACGCTGCATGTGCTGCTGCATCGCGCATCCGACGAGTCCGACCCGTGGCGGCTTCCAGGAGGACTTGTCGGCGACCGCGACACGCTCCCGACATCGGCCGGTCGTCACCTCGGCGAACAGGCCGATCTGACCCGAGTCGCGCACCTGGAACAGCTGTCGGTGTTCTCCGACCCGGATCGAGTGCCCGCCAGGCGAACCATCGCATCGACTTTCCTCGGGCTCGTTCCCCGCGACATCCCGGCCGATCCGGCTACCGCCGCGGCAGCGTGGTTCGACGTCGACGATCTGCCGGAGCTCGCCGGAGACCACCGCGACATCGTCGACCTGGCGCGTCAACGCCTCGCCGGGAAACTCTCCTATACGAACATCGCGTTTGCACTCGCCCCGGGAACGTTCTCGATGTCAGAGCTTTCCGAGATCTACGGGGCCGCCCTCGGTTACCCCGTCGACGCGACCAACCTGCTGCGGATTCTGTCCAGACGCGGTGTTGTGGTCGCCACCGGGACGGTAGGTCGCACCGGCCGGACCGGCGGGCGCCCACCCAGCCTGTACGCCTTCGCCGATTCCCGCCTGCGCGTGACCGACGAGTTCGCCACCCTGCGTCCCCCACTCTGACCCCGCGGGATCACCCGGCCGGAGGGTCGGATTCTTCGCCGTCAACACGCAGATCAAGTAGACGATCAGGGCAGCCGTCGGCGCACAGATGAGCAGCAGCCACGGCGGAGTCGATCCACTGTCGAACCACAGCTTCGTGGTGAGGTGGTACTCGCCGGGACTCGCCCGGTTGAGGTCGGGGCGGACCGCCTCCGCTATCCACGTCCCTATGTTCATCGCCAGCCCGGACGACACCACTGCCATCACCGTGGTCAGGATCAGCCCCGGCACACCGCGCATGTGCGGGAGGCCGAACCAGCCGGCGAGAGCGAGCACCGCACCGAGCCCGAACGACAGCAGCGCGAACACCGCGACTCCGCCGAACAGGTTCGCCGACGCTCCCTCAGAGAACCGAGCGTCTCCGCCATGAAGGACCGTCACCGTCACGGGAGGCGCGAGCCACACCCACAGTGCGCCGACCAACACCGACAGTCCGAGGACCACCAGTACGAACGCCACCGGAGTACGACGGTCCACCGTATTCGGGCTCGCAGGGGCACGGCGAGAAGGTGCGGCGGTGGTCATCGACGCCCGAGCTCCACCGAGTCGACGGTACCGTGACGTGAACAGCGAGCGTCCCAGCCGTCCGGACGCACCTGTACCACCATCCGACGGCCACACTGTCCGCAGAATCGTGGCGGTTCGAGACCCATTCGGGCCGCTGTCGGCACGGCGTCGTCAGCCTGGACTTCCAGCTCCACCCCGGTGAAGACACCGAATTTCAACGGCTCTGCGAGCGGTGTCGGGACCATCAGGCGTCTGCCTCCTTCTTCAGGCGAATCCTTCACAACGCTACACCCCGCGGACGACGTGTCAGATCGTGTCATTGAGCGCCTTGATGGGCATCGACAAATCGGCGAGGAGATCGAGGTCGCTCTCGGCGGGGCGGCCGAGAGTGGTCAAGTAGTTGCCGACGATCACCGCGTTGATGCCGCCGAGGATTCCCTGCTGCGCTCCGAGGTCGCCGAGGGTGATCTCGCGCCCACCCGCGAACCGCAGAATGGTGCGCGGCAGCGCCAGCCGGAACGCGGCGACGGCGGCCAGCGCCTCGGAGGCGGGCAGCACGTCGAGGTCTCCGAAAGGGGTGCCCGGACGCGGGTTCAGGAAGTTCAGCGGAACCTCATCGGGGTCGAGGGACGCGAGGTCGGAGGCGAACTCGGCGCGCTGCTCGAGGGTCTCGCCCATGCCGAGGATGCCGCCGCAGCACACCTCCATGCCCGCATCGCGGACCATACGCAGCGTTCCCCACCGCTCCTCCCACGTGTGGGTGGTGACGACGTTCGGGAAATGGCTGCGGGCCGTCTCCAGGTTGTGGTTGTACCGGTGGACGCCCATCGCCGCCAACTCGTCGACCTGCTCCTGGGTGAGCATGCCGAGGCTGCACGCGATCTGGATGTCGACTTCGTTGCGGATCGCTTCGATGCCTGCCGCGACCTGGCTGAGCAGGCGCTTGTCCGGTCCGCGCACGGCTGCGACGATACAGAATTCGGTGGCGCCGGTCTTGGCCGTCTGTTTGGCGGCTTCGACCAGTGACGGGATGTCGATCCATGCACTGCGGACCGGCGAGGAGAAGAGTCCCGACTGACTGCAGAAGTGGCAGTCCTCGGGGCAGCCCCCGGTCTTCAGCGAGATGATGCCCTCGACCTCGACCTCCGGGCCGCACCAACGCATGCGCACATCATGCGCCAGCGCCAACAGTTCGGTGAGCCGGTCCTCCGGCAGTTGCAGGACACGCAGCACCTGGTCGCGGTCCAGCCCCACTCCGCGTTCGAGGACCTGCTCCCGGGCGATCGCGAGGATGTCGTCGGTGGCCGTCCCGGTCGGGTCGTTCTGCTGTTCGGTTGTCGTCACGGGTGTACTCCTGGCTGTGTGGTGATCGGGCTGGTGATGGGGCTGCGCACCCAGGTGGGTGCGTGGTTCTGGAAGGCCGCCGGGTCGAGCGATCCGGCACCGGCAGGCAGGACCGCGACGATCGGCACGCCGGTGAGCCGTTCAAGGTCGTCGCGATTGCACGTCATTGCGAGATCGGGCTGTCGCGGCCACGATCCGATGATCAGGCCGTCGACCCCGAGTCCCGCGCGCCTGATCTCTCGGACGGTGAGTTCGGTGTGGTTGAGCGTTCCGAGACCGGGATCGGTGACGACGAGAACCTGCGCTCCGAGGTCCCGCGCGAGATCGAGAACCGTGAGATCGGGCGCGAGCCGGACGAGAACTCCCCCCGCGCCTTCGACGATCACGAGATCGCACTCATGTGCCAGGTCAGAGACGGCCGCGCGAACGTCGTCAAGCGTCACAGGGGCCTGACCCGCGCGCCGCGCGGCGGTCTCCGGAGCGAGAGGCTCGGGGTACCGAGCCGGTTCACGAGTCGGGACGTCACCCACGAGAGCGGTCACCACGGCGAGGTCCCCGGACTCACCGGGCGCGACGCCCGTCTGGGCCGGTTTGCAGACGCCGACGCTCAGTCCGTTCGCCCGCGCCGACGCCGTGAGGGCCGCGACTGCGATCGTCTTTCCGACGTCGGTCCCGGTACCTGTGACAACGACGATTCGGGCAGTCACGCCGCACCAGCCACGCCGAGGGCGTTTCGGACGACCGCTGCGACTGTGGTGATGGTCGCGTCGTCGACGTCGGCGCGCATCGTCAACCGCAAACGCGAGGTGCCCTCCGGCACCGACGGCGGCCGGAAGCAGCCGACGAGCACTCCCCGGTCTCGGCATTCCTGCGCTGCGGCGACTGCCGCGACGGGGTCGCCGACGACGAGCGAGACGACTGCCGACTCGGGCCTGGCCGCGCCGATCGCAGCTGCGATACGCCGCGCGCCGGCGAGCAGGCGCTCGGGGAGGTCCTGGTTCGCGACAAGCACACGCAACGCGGCGTGAGCGGCGCCGACCGCTGCCGGATTCACACCGGTGTCGAAGATGAAGGTCCGCGCATGGTCGATCAAATGGTCCCGGAGCAGTGCCGACCCGGCCACCACGCCACCCTGCGCACCCAACGACTTCGAGCACACCGCGGTCACCACCAGGTCGGGGGCACCCGCGAGACCGCATTCGGCGACCAGTCCCCGACCACCCGGTCCACGCACACCGATCGCGTGAGCCTCATCGACCAGCAGAGTCGCGCCCGTTGCACGAGTCGCGGCGTACAACTCACGCAGCGGTGCCAGACCTCCGTCGATGCTGTACACGGAGTCGGTGACCACAAGCGCCCGGTCCTCTGTCCGCTCGGCCAGCACACGGCGCACGGCGTGATGATCTCCGCGATCGACGACGACAACACGAGCGCGAGACAGTCGGCAGCCGTCGATCAACGAGGCGTGCGCTCCCGTGTCGCTCACGATCAGATCGCCTCGGCCGGCCAGCGCGGTCACGGCTCCGACGTTGGCGAGGTATCCCGACGAGAACATCAGTGCCGCGTCGGCGCCGACGAAGTCGGCGAAGTCCCTCTCGAAATCGATGTGCGCCTGAACGGTGCCGACCACGAGTCTCGACGACGTCGAACCGGTGCCCCAACTGTCGATCGCGGCGTGTGCGCCCGCGATCACGTCGGGATGCGTCGACAGTCCGAGGTAGTCGTTGGACGCGAGGTTGATCTCGGTGGCGCCGGACTGTCGCGCGAGAGGTGCCCGGTGCAGCCCGGCAGCGGCGGTGCGCTCGGCGACGTCGGCGAGCCACGCCGCGGTCATGCCGGCACTCCCTGCCGGGACTGGAGGGTCGCTTGAACGGCTGCGGTGATGCCGGCGGTGATCGTCGCGAGCTGAGCGTCGTCGGCGATGAACGGGGGCATCGTGTAGATCAGATTCCGGAACGGACGCAGCCACACGCCTGCATCAAGCGCGGCGTCGGTGGCGGCGACCATATCGACGGGCCTGTCGAGTTCGACCACTCCGATCGCGCCGAGTGTGCGGACGTCGACGACCCCGTCCAGTGCGGAGAGCGGCGCCAGACCGTCGGCGAGGCGCTGTTCGATCTGGGGAACGCGGATGCGCCAGTCGGATTCGGCGAGGACTCCGATCGATGCACAGGCGACCGCGCAGGCCAGTGGATTCGCCATGAACGTCGGCCCGTGGGCGAGACCGCCCGCCTCGCCCCGACTGATCACATCCGCCACCTCGTCGGTGGTGAGCGTGGCCGCGAGCGTCATGTATCCGCCGGTGAGAGCCTTGCCGACACACATGATGTCCGGCGTCACCTCGGCATGGTCGACGGCGAACATCTCCCCCGTGCGACCGAACCCGGTGGCGATCTCGTCGCAGATCAACAACACATCGTGCACATTGCACAACGTGCGCAGTTCTGCGACCAACTGCGGATCGTGGAAGCGCATGCCGCCTGCTCCCTGGACGATCGGTTCGACGATCACCGCGGCGATCGTGCCTGCATGAATGGCGAGCGACCGGTCGAGCGCGGCGATGTAGGCCGGGTCGAAGTCGGTCGGCGGCGCGGGTACGAACACCTGCTCGGCGAGCACTCCTCGCCACATCGTGTGCATGCCGCCGTCGGGGTCGCACACGCTCATGGGAGCGAACGTGTCGCCGTGGTAGCCACCGCGCCAGGTGAGGATCTTGGTTCGACCGGCGAGTCCGCGTCCGCGTTGATACTGGATCGCCATCTTGACGGCCACCTCGACCGACACCGACCCGGAGTCGGCGAAGAACACCTTCCGAAGTGCGCCGGGGGTGAGGTCGACGAGCAGACCTGCGAGCCGAGCGGCGGGCTCGTGGGTGAGTCCCCCGAACATGACGTGCGACATCCGTCCGAGCTGCCGTGCGGCGGCGGCGTCGAGCACCGGGTGCCGGTAACCGTGGATTGCGGCCCACCACGAACTCATGCCGTCGACGGCCTCTGTCCCGTCGGCGAAACGAAGGTGGACGCCGGATGCCGATTCGACGATTCTCGGGCGAGTCGATGACGGGAATCCCCCGTACGGGTGCCACACGTGGTCTGCGTCTAGTTGCGCAATCGTGTCGGGACCCACTCCCGCTCCTCTCGTCGTGTCAGGTCACAGCCGACCTACTGATCCTGAACACCGTACAGGAAGTACCTGTACGCCGTACAGGTCGCTATGGTTGGCTGGTGAGCAACACCCGGGCCGACGTCCTCGCCGCCGCGCGCGCCATCCTCGCCGAGCACAGCCTCGCCGACCTGACGATGCGTCGCCTCGCGACCGACCTCGGAGTTCGCCCGAACGCGCTGTACTGGCACTTCCCGAACAAGCAGTCGATGCTCGCCGCACTCGCCGACGACATCCTCGCTCCTGTCATGTCGC
This genomic window from Gordonia sp. PDNC005 contains:
- a CDS encoding 8-amino-7-oxononanoate synthase; the protein is MTAAWLADVAERTAAAGLHRAPLARQSGATEINLASNDYLGLSTHPDVIAGAHAAIDSWGTGSTSSRLVVGTVQAHIDFERDFADFVGADAALMFSSGYLANVGAVTALAGRGDLIVSDTGAHASLIDGCRLSRARVVVVDRGDHHAVRRVLAERTEDRALVVTDSVYSIDGGLAPLRELYAATRATGATLLVDEAHAIGVRGPGGRGLVAECGLAGAPDLVVTAVCSKSLGAQGGVVAGSALLRDHLIDHARTFIFDTGVNPAAVGAAHAALRVLVANQDLPERLLAGARRIAAAIGAARPESAVVSLVVGDPVAAVAAAQECRDRGVLVGCFRPPSVPEGTSRLRLTMRADVDDATITTVAAVVRNALGVAGAA
- a CDS encoding adenosylmethionine--8-amino-7-oxononanoate transaminase — encoded protein: MGPDTIAQLDADHVWHPYGGFPSSTRPRIVESASGVHLRFADGTEAVDGMSSWWAAIHGYRHPVLDAAAARQLGRMSHVMFGGLTHEPAARLAGLLVDLTPGALRKVFFADSGSVSVEVAVKMAIQYQRGRGLAGRTKILTWRGGYHGDTFAPMSVCDPDGGMHTMWRGVLAEQVFVPAPPTDFDPAYIAALDRSLAIHAGTIAAVIVEPIVQGAGGMRFHDPQLVAELRTLCNVHDVLLICDEIATGFGRTGEMFAVDHAEVTPDIMCVGKALTGGYMTLAATLTTDEVADVISRGEAGGLAHGPTFMANPLACAVACASIGVLAESDWRIRVPQIEQRLADGLAPLSALDGVVDVRTLGAIGVVELDRPVDMVAATDAALDAGVWLRPFRNLIYTMPPFIADDAQLATITAGITAAVQATLQSRQGVPA